From Cucumis melo cultivar AY chromosome 1, USDA_Cmelo_AY_1.0, whole genome shotgun sequence, a single genomic window includes:
- the LOC103500654 gene encoding GDSL lipase-like isoform X1: MDQFQKMKIISIFHFLFLIFSTFFFIAQPSRIHNLTSSQNRLAFFIFGDSFVDPGNNNFINTTEPFRANFTPYGQTFFKYPTGRVSDGRIMPDFIAEYANLPLIPAYLDPHNKLYIHGANFASGGAGVLVETHRGLAIGIETQLRYFKKVERSIRKKLGDSRAYDLFSNSVYFFHIGGNDYKVPFEGSSVHEKYSETEHAYMVIGNLTAVLEEIYKKGGRKFAFVGIPPLGCLPHTRLLNKNGDGSCWDEASALATLHNKLFPIALQKFADKFPGFKYTVADMYTMLQNRIDNPSKYGFKEGKKACCGSGKFRGIFSCGRMRGEEEFELCENPNEYLFFDSYHPNERAYEQFAKLMWSGDSQVINPYNLKQFFQYGSLQA; this comes from the exons ATGGATCAGTTTCAGAAGATGAAGATAATATCAATCTTCCATTTCCTTTTCTTAATCTTTTCCACATTTTTCTTCATCGCACAACCCTCTCGAATCCACAATCTTACTTCTTCGCAAAATCGCCTCGCCTTTTTCATATTCGGCGATTCCTTTGTCGATCCTGGTAACAACAATTTCATCAACACCACCGAACCTTTCCGCGCCAATTTCACGCCCTACGGCCAAACTTTCTTCAAATATCCAACAGGAAGAGTCTCCGACGGCCGTATCATGCCAGATTTCATCG CGGAGTATGCGAATTTGCCTTTGATTCCGGCGTACTTAGATCCTCACAACAAACTCTACATCCATGGCGCGAATTTTGCATCCGGTGGAGCCGGTGTTTTGGTTGAAACTCATCGAGGACTC GCGATAGGCATTGAAACTCAACTTAGGTATTTCAAGAAAGTGGAGAGATCGATAAGGAAGAAGCTCGGGGATTCAAGAGCGTATGATTTGTTTTCGAACTCTGTTTATTTCTTCCACATCGGAGGAAATGATTACAAGGTTCCGTTTGAAGGCTCCTCTGTTCATGAGAAGTACAGTGAAACGGAGCACGCTTATATGGTCATCGGTAACCTCACGGCAGTGCTCGAA GAAATATACAAAAAAGGAGGAAGGAAATTTGCTTTTGTGGGTATTCCTCCTTTAGGTTGTTTGCCACACACAAGACTATTGAATAAGAATGGCGATGGAAGCTGTTGGGATGAAGCTTCAGCACTCGCAACCCTTCACAATAAACTTTTTCCTATTGCTCTTCAAAAATTTGCTGACAAATTTCCAGGATTCAAATACACCGTTGCTGATATGTACACTATGCTTCAAAACAGAATAGACAACCCTTCAAAATATG GTTTCAAGGAAGGGAAGAAAGCATGTTGTGGAAGTGGAAAATTTAGAGGAATATTTAGCTGTGGAAGAATGAGAGGAGAGGAAGAATTTGAGTTATGTGAAAACCCAAATGAATATTTGTTTTTTGATTCTTATCATCCAAATGAAAGAGCTTATGAACAATTTGCAAAGCTAATGTGGAGTGGAGATTCTCAAGTCATCAACCCTTATAACCTCAAACAATTCTTTCAATATGGATCACTGCAAGCTTGA
- the LOC103500803 gene encoding GDSL lipase-like, protein MDQFQKMKIISIFHFLFLIFSTFFFIAQPSRIHNLTSSQNPLAFFVFGDSFVDPGNNNFINTTESFRANFTPYGQTFFKSPTGRFSDGRIVPDFIGNYSKSYTKKSLSTLLSVSCSKKSISLTAEYANLPLIQAYLDPHNKLYIHGANFASGGAGVLVETHRGLAIGIETQLRYFKKVERSMRKKLGDSRAYNLFSNSVYFFHVGGNDYKVPFESSSVHETYSETEHVHMVIGNLSAVLEEIYKKGGRKFAFVAIPPLGCLPNTRLLKKEGDGSCWDEVSALAVLHNKLFPIALQKFADKFPGFKYTVADMYTMLQNRIDNPSKYGKILI, encoded by the exons ATGGATCAGTTTCAGAAGATGAAGATAATATCAATCTTCCATTTCCTTTTCTTAATCTTTTCCACATTTTTCTTCATCGCACAACCCTCTCGAATCCACAATCTTACTTCATCGCAAAATCCCCTCGCCTTTTTCGTATTCGGCGACTCCTTTGTCGATCCTGGCAACAACAATTTCATCAACACCACCGAATCTTTCCGCGCCAATTTCACGCCCTACGGCCAAACTTTCTTCAAATCTCCAACAGGAAGATTCTCCGACGGCCGTATCGTGCCAGATTTCATCGGTAATTACTCAAAATCATACACTAAGAAGTCTCTCAGTACACTCCTTTCAGTTTCGTGTTCTAAAAAGTCGATTTCTCTTACAGCGGAGTATGCGAATTTGCCTTTGATTCAGGCGTATTTAGATCCTCACAACAAACTCTACATCCATGGAGCGAATTTTGCGTCCGGTGGAGCCGGTGTTTTGGTTGAAACTCATCGAGGACTC gcgATAGGCATTGAAACTCAACTTAGGTATTTCAAGAAAGTGGAGAGATCGATGAGGAAGAAGCTGGGGGATTCAAGAGCGTATAATTTGTTTTCGAATTCTGTTTATTTCTTCCACGTCGGAGGAAATGATTACAAGGTTCCGTTTGAAAGCTCGTCCGTTCATGAGACGTACAGTGAAACGGAGCACGTTCATATGGTCATCGGAAACCTCTCGGCGGTGCTCGAA GAAATATACAAAAAAGGAGGAAGGAAATTTGCGTTTGTGGCGATTCCTCCTTTAGGTTGTTTGCCAAACACAAGATTATTGAAAAAGGAGGGCGATGGAAGCTGTTGGGATGAAGTTTCAGCACTTGCAGTCCTTCACAATAAACTTTTTCCTATTGCTCTTCAAAAATTTGCTGACAAATTTCCAGGATTCAAATACACCGTTGCTGATATGTACACTATGCTTCAAAACAGAATAGACAACCCTTCAAAATATGGTAAAATCCTCATTTGA